The proteins below are encoded in one region of Aquisphaera giovannonii:
- a CDS encoding metallophosphoesterase family protein, producing MSTSTFKFLHAADIHLDSPQLGLDRYEGAPVAECRGATRRALENLVALAVRERVAFVVIVGDLYDGDWPDYNTGLFFGKQMQRLREAGIKVYMIRGNHDAQNKMTRDLRLADNVTMFDADSPGTEVLDDLGVAIHAQSFARQAVWDNLAKAYPNRIAGCFNLGLLHTGVNGREGHDNYAPCTLEDLRTREYGYWALGHIHKREVLIEEDPWVVFPGNIQGRHARETGPKGCMLVTVDQHLEVASAEPRWLDVVRWETCRLDASADRDGDAVVARFQDELDARIAANDDRLLALRVEVSGTSEAHAALASQAARWTNEIRQAAIHAGDGRVWVEKVLFRTRPPRELSEELMADAPLAELAAFLDELRGDDARLEALRSRALDDLVRKLPAEMKEGFDSAARLRDLLDQVGPLLLDRLRRR from the coding sequence ATGTCCACCTCGACCTTCAAGTTCCTGCACGCGGCGGACATCCACCTGGACAGCCCCCAGCTCGGGCTGGACCGGTACGAGGGTGCGCCGGTAGCGGAGTGCCGGGGGGCGACGCGCAGGGCCCTGGAGAACCTCGTCGCGCTGGCGGTCCGGGAGCGGGTCGCGTTCGTGGTGATCGTGGGGGACCTCTACGACGGCGACTGGCCCGACTACAACACCGGGCTGTTCTTCGGCAAGCAGATGCAGCGGCTCCGCGAGGCCGGCATCAAGGTCTACATGATCCGCGGGAACCACGACGCCCAGAACAAGATGACCCGCGACCTGCGCCTGGCCGACAACGTCACGATGTTCGACGCCGACTCGCCCGGGACCGAGGTCCTCGACGACCTGGGGGTGGCGATCCACGCGCAGAGCTTCGCCAGGCAGGCGGTGTGGGACAACCTGGCGAAGGCCTACCCCAATCGGATCGCGGGGTGCTTCAACCTCGGCCTGCTGCACACCGGCGTGAACGGCCGGGAGGGGCACGACAACTACGCCCCGTGCACCCTGGAGGACCTCCGCACGCGGGAGTATGGATACTGGGCACTCGGACATATCCACAAGCGAGAGGTCCTGATCGAGGAGGATCCCTGGGTCGTCTTCCCGGGCAACATCCAGGGCCGCCACGCCCGGGAGACCGGGCCCAAGGGCTGCATGCTGGTCACGGTGGACCAGCACCTCGAGGTGGCCTCCGCCGAGCCGCGCTGGCTGGACGTCGTCCGCTGGGAGACCTGCAGACTGGACGCCTCGGCCGACCGCGACGGCGACGCCGTGGTCGCCCGGTTCCAGGACGAGCTGGACGCCCGGATCGCCGCCAACGACGACCGCCTCCTGGCCCTCCGCGTCGAGGTCTCCGGGACGTCCGAGGCCCACGCCGCGCTCGCCTCGCAGGCCGCCCGGTGGACCAACGAGATCCGCCAGGCGGCGATCCACGCCGGCGACGGTCGGGTCTGGGTGGAGAAGGTCCTCTTCCGCACGAGGCCCCCGCGCGAGCTCTCCGAGGAGCTCATGGCGGACGCCCCGCTCGCGGAGCTCGCCGCGTTCCTGGACGAGCTCCGCGGCGACGACGCGAGGCTCGAGGCGCTCCGCAGCCGGGCGCTCGACGACCTCGTCCGCAAGCTGCCGGCGGAGATGAAGGAGGGCTTCGACTCCGCCGCCCGCCTCCGCGACCTGCTCGACCAGGTCGGCCCCCTCCTCCTGGACCGCCTGCGGCGGCGTTGA
- a CDS encoding dipeptidase has protein sequence MLRTLRGRWATPRAAAWAAAGAVLVAALPPVRACTSILVSRGASKDGSVIITYSADAPFMPRLLRVPGGKHAPGAMVDVRGWEDDEVRGQVRQAETTYTVVGLMNEHQLSLGETTTGGRRELVDRKGQLDYDAMMLLTLQRAKTAREAIATIDALCKEYGYGSSGETISIADANEAWIMELIGKGPGRKGIVWVAARVPEGYITSHANMSRITTFPLNDPDNWLYSPDVISFAVEKGYYRTDSGRPFSYRDAYHPDQGPSQKRACAGRVWSVCRRAAPSQNYSDAYFRGVEGAEDYPLFVKPDKPLAVSDVMALMRDHFEGTPYDMTKGIDAGPFGSPLRLRDLTFAVDQKRYMWERPISTQQAGFVVVTQGRKGLPDAIGGVTWFTPDEASTSCFTPLYCSIGALPAAYERGDYQKFSWDSAWWVTNLVSNLAYDRWSRVYPDVRKAQEEQEAALLKMQPVIEEAAAKLAATDPALASTFLTNYSVSTGESVFRRWQDLASSILTKHVDGYLKTGKGHPSAPGYSPEWLREVVKSRPEQFKLPEAKQAGETDH, from the coding sequence ATGTTGCGAACGCTTCGTGGCCGGTGGGCCACCCCGAGGGCCGCCGCCTGGGCCGCGGCCGGCGCGGTCCTGGTCGCGGCCCTGCCCCCCGTTCGGGCTTGCACGAGCATCCTCGTCAGCCGGGGCGCGTCGAAGGACGGCTCGGTGATCATCACGTACTCGGCCGACGCGCCCTTCATGCCGCGGCTCCTCCGCGTCCCGGGCGGCAAGCACGCCCCGGGTGCGATGGTGGACGTCCGCGGCTGGGAGGACGACGAGGTCCGCGGCCAGGTCCGCCAGGCCGAGACGACGTACACGGTCGTCGGCCTGATGAACGAGCACCAGCTCTCCCTCGGCGAGACGACCACCGGCGGCCGCCGCGAGCTCGTCGACCGCAAGGGGCAGCTCGACTACGACGCGATGATGCTCCTGACCCTCCAGCGGGCGAAGACGGCCCGCGAGGCCATCGCCACGATCGACGCCCTCTGCAAGGAGTACGGCTACGGCTCCTCCGGCGAGACGATCTCGATCGCCGACGCGAACGAGGCCTGGATCATGGAGCTGATCGGCAAGGGGCCCGGCAGGAAGGGGATCGTCTGGGTCGCCGCCCGCGTCCCGGAGGGGTACATCACCTCGCATGCCAACATGAGCCGGATCACCACGTTCCCGCTCAACGACCCCGACAACTGGCTCTACTCCCCGGACGTGATCTCGTTCGCCGTCGAGAAGGGCTACTACCGGACCGACTCCGGCCGGCCGTTCAGCTACCGGGATGCGTACCACCCCGACCAGGGGCCGTCCCAGAAGCGCGCCTGCGCCGGGCGGGTCTGGAGCGTCTGCCGCCGCGCGGCGCCCAGCCAGAATTATTCGGACGCGTACTTCCGCGGCGTCGAGGGGGCGGAGGACTACCCGCTCTTCGTGAAGCCGGATAAGCCCCTGGCCGTCTCCGACGTGATGGCCCTGATGCGCGACCACTTCGAGGGCACGCCGTACGACATGACGAAGGGGATCGACGCCGGCCCCTTCGGCAGCCCCCTGAGGCTCCGCGACCTGACGTTCGCGGTCGATCAGAAGCGGTACATGTGGGAGCGGCCGATCTCCACGCAGCAGGCCGGCTTCGTGGTCGTCACCCAGGGCCGCAAGGGGCTGCCGGACGCCATCGGCGGCGTGACCTGGTTCACGCCGGACGAGGCCTCCACCTCGTGCTTCACGCCGCTCTATTGCTCCATCGGCGCCCTCCCGGCCGCCTACGAGCGGGGCGACTACCAGAAGTTCTCGTGGGACTCCGCCTGGTGGGTGACCAACCTCGTCTCCAACCTGGCGTACGACCGCTGGTCGCGGGTCTACCCCGACGTCCGCAAGGCGCAAGAGGAGCAGGAGGCCGCCCTCCTCAAGATGCAGCCGGTGATCGAGGAGGCCGCCGCCAAGCTCGCGGCGACCGACCCGGCGCTCGCGTCCACGTTCCTCACCAACTACTCCGTGTCCACCGGCGAGTCCGTCTTCCGCCGCTGGCAGGACCTCGCCTCGTCCATCCTGACGAAGCACGTGGACGGATACCTGAAGACCGGCAAGGGCCACCCCTCCGCGCCGGGGTATTCCCCCGAGTGGCTCCGCGAGGTCGTCAAGAGCCGCCCCGAGCAGTTCAAGCTGCCGGAGGCGAAGCAGGCCGGGGAGACGGATCATTGA
- a CDS encoding ankyrin repeat domain-containing protein: MAWEEEGEQEHRRRMEREQAIKEWFAAVERGDEAAVLEFLDQGKDIKSGRDRTRITALMIAAGDGQAAMVRLLGPRQEPFPPGDHAGHGSCVRVAVAEPKAMPRDRLGLPTGLRSSRRPARPWCRCASTTATRRRRETLRAFDHFGLRH; this comes from the coding sequence TTGGCCTGGGAAGAGGAAGGAGAGCAGGAACATCGGCGGAGGATGGAACGCGAGCAGGCGATCAAGGAATGGTTCGCCGCGGTCGAGCGCGGCGACGAGGCCGCCGTGCTCGAGTTCCTGGACCAAGGCAAGGACATCAAATCGGGACGCGACAGGACGAGGATCACGGCCCTGATGATAGCCGCGGGTGACGGCCAGGCCGCCATGGTCCGCCTCCTGGGGCCGCGGCAGGAACCGTTTCCGCCTGGCGACCACGCAGGCCACGGCTCCTGCGTCAGGGTGGCTGTGGCAGAGCCGAAGGCGATGCCACGGGATCGCCTCGGCCTGCCAACGGGGCTCCGGTCCTCGCGCCGGCCCGCCCGACCGTGGTGTCGCTGCGCTTCCACCACAGCCACCCGTCGCCGGCGCGAAACATTGAGGGCCTTCGACCACTTCGGCCTTCGACATTGA